In Acidobacteriota bacterium, a single genomic region encodes these proteins:
- a CDS encoding acyl-CoA carboxylase subunit beta, with product MENQTTITNRQHFEALVNDLKTLEDQLKMGGGADRIAREHKRGKLTARERIRLLLDEDTFFLETGLLIAYDQYDGQAPAAGVITGLGTIHGREVIVVANDGTVKAGSWWPETVRKVLRMQEAAMRCRIPIIYLVDSAGVNLPYQSGVFPGQYGGGRIFFYNSVMRRHLKVPQLAAVMGQCVAGGAYLPALSDVIIMVEGTSFMGLGGPNLVKGAVGQTIDAESLGGARVHNEISGVAHYLVKNDEACIAKLRKLILELPAKPAPHVTIAESHEPQKPLSEIYDIIPADHRHPYNMYDLLACILDDGEIDEFQAEYAKEMICGFGRICGIPVGVIVNNRGLIRGAKGKPPKFGGIIYKDSAEKVAYFIENCNRHETPLLFLQDVSGFMVGTDAEYSGIIRAGAQFVEAMATTNVPKIVLTINHASGAGYYAMAGQGFDPDFIFTLPTGRMGVMEGDSAVMALFSAELEKLQKAGKEPSVEMKAEMERVRAKYELELDARYAAARGFVDAIVTPEELRNVLELALRATLNNPGPHLGVFVLPQN from the coding sequence ATGGAAAATCAAACCACAATCACTAATCGGCAACATTTTGAAGCCTTAGTCAATGACCTGAAAACCCTTGAAGATCAATTGAAAATGGGCGGTGGTGCCGACCGCATCGCGAGAGAACATAAACGCGGAAAATTAACTGCCCGCGAGCGAATACGTCTGCTGCTTGATGAGGATACCTTTTTTCTCGAAACCGGACTATTAATCGCTTATGACCAATACGATGGTCAGGCTCCGGCGGCAGGCGTGATCACCGGGCTTGGGACAATTCATGGACGTGAAGTCATCGTCGTCGCCAATGACGGAACCGTGAAAGCCGGTTCCTGGTGGCCCGAAACCGTGCGCAAAGTTTTGCGGATGCAGGAAGCTGCTATGCGTTGCCGGATTCCGATTATTTATCTGGTTGATTCTGCCGGGGTCAATTTGCCGTATCAAAGCGGCGTATTTCCGGGGCAATACGGAGGCGGTCGAATCTTTTTTTATAACTCGGTAATGCGACGACATTTAAAAGTCCCGCAACTGGCTGCGGTAATGGGGCAATGTGTAGCCGGTGGCGCATATCTTCCGGCACTATCGGATGTCATTATCATGGTTGAAGGAACCTCTTTTATGGGACTGGGCGGACCAAACCTGGTAAAGGGCGCAGTCGGTCAAACCATTGATGCCGAATCGCTCGGTGGAGCGCGCGTTCATAATGAAATTTCCGGCGTAGCGCATTATCTGGTTAAAAATGACGAAGCGTGTATTGCGAAACTTCGCAAACTGATATTGGAACTGCCAGCAAAACCGGCTCCGCATGTAACCATCGCTGAAAGTCACGAACCCCAAAAACCATTATCCGAGATTTACGACATCATCCCGGCAGACCATCGCCATCCCTATAATATGTATGACTTGCTTGCCTGCATTCTTGATGACGGCGAGATTGATGAATTTCAGGCTGAATATGCCAAAGAGATGATTTGCGGGTTTGGGCGGATTTGCGGCATTCCGGTTGGCGTGATAGTCAATAATCGGGGATTGATTCGCGGGGCGAAAGGCAAACCGCCGAAATTCGGCGGTATTATCTATAAAGATTCAGCCGAAAAAGTCGCTTACTTTATCGAAAATTGCAATCGCCATGAGACCCCGCTTTTATTTTTGCAAGACGTATCCGGGTTTATGGTCGGCACCGATGCCGAGTATTCGGGAATCATTCGCGCCGGTGCGCAGTTTGTCGAAGCGATGGCGACCACCAATGTGCCGAAAATCGTGTTGACCATCAATCACGCATCGGGAGCCGGATATTACGCAATGGCAGGACAAGGGTTTGACCCCGATTTCATTTTCACTTTGCCAACCGGTCGAATGGGCGTCATGGAAGGTGATTCGGCGGTGATGGCACTATTTAGCGCCGAACTCGAAAAATTACAAAAAGCCGGTAAGGAACCAAGCGTTGAGATGAAAGCCGAAATGGAACGGGTACGCGCCAAATACGAACTCGAACTGGATGCCAGGTATGCTGCGGCTCGCGGATTCGTTGATGCCATTGTGACCCCTGAAGAATTACGCAACGTCCTGGAACTGGCTCTCAGAGCCACTTTGAACAATCCCGGCCCGCATCTCGGCGTTTTCGTTTTACCCCAAAATTGA
- a CDS encoding cytochrome c peroxidase: protein MHTRAIKVFCFTFFILFAGFMMSGCNRVDDGGYKPEIQPLPKPWDAYAAMEIPGDNPMTPEKVALGRQLFFDERLSVDGSRSCYSCHVCEKGLTDGLPKAVGVNNQTLARSSPTLWNIGYHKEYYWDGRSISLEKQAMAAWKAKNMGAEGKEQEIVAKINALAGYRAQFKKVFNSDATAENIMMAIAAYERTIIANDTAWDKFRAGNESAMSDEAKRGWQVFQDLKCNDCHDGVLLTDQRYHNVGIGMDKPEPDVGRFKQTQNPEDTGAFKTPMLRDVAKSAPYFHDGSIATLEEAVDFMVGGGKDNQYKDKNLKKNEITKEQRADLIAFLKSLSVEDCKIIKPALPQK, encoded by the coding sequence ATGCATACCAGAGCAATTAAAGTGTTTTGCTTTACCTTCTTCATTTTATTTGCCGGATTTATGATGAGCGGGTGCAATCGGGTTGACGATGGTGGGTACAAGCCGGAAATCCAGCCGCTTCCCAAACCCTGGGATGCCTACGCGGCAATGGAAATTCCCGGTGATAATCCGATGACTCCTGAAAAAGTAGCCCTGGGGCGACAATTGTTTTTTGATGAACGGTTGAGCGTTGACGGTTCTCGCTCCTGTTATTCCTGTCATGTGTGTGAGAAAGGCTTGACCGACGGATTACCGAAAGCCGTCGGGGTAAACAATCAAACTTTGGCACGTAGTAGCCCAACTCTTTGGAATATCGGTTATCACAAAGAATATTATTGGGATGGACGAAGTATCTCGCTTGAAAAGCAGGCAATGGCGGCATGGAAAGCTAAAAACATGGGCGCGGAAGGCAAAGAACAGGAGATCGTCGCAAAGATAAATGCCCTCGCCGGGTATCGAGCGCAATTTAAAAAGGTTTTTAATTCCGACGCCACCGCCGAAAATATCATGATGGCGATTGCTGCTTATGAACGAACGATCATTGCCAATGATACGGCATGGGATAAATTCCGCGCCGGGAATGAATCAGCAATGAGCGATGAAGCCAAGCGCGGTTGGCAAGTGTTTCAGGATTTGAAATGCAATGACTGTCACGACGGTGTTTTGCTTACCGACCAGCGTTATCATAATGTCGGTATCGGAATGGATAAGCCGGAACCGGATGTCGGGCGTTTCAAACAAACCCAAAATCCCGAAGACACCGGGGCATTCAAAACCCCGATGCTTCGCGATGTGGCAAAATCTGCCCCATATTTTCATGACGGCAGCATCGCGACCTTGGAAGAAGCGGTTGATTTCATGGTCGGCGGTGGAAAGGATAATCAGTATAAGGATAAAAATTTGAAAAAGAATGAAATCACCAAAGAACAAAGGGCTGATTTGATTGCCTTTTTGAAGTCTTTATCGGTTGAAGATTGTAAAATTATCAAACCCGCGCTTCCCCAAAAATAA
- a CDS encoding molybdopterin-dependent oxidoreductase: MFSAKMQKDYSSQSISFEATALDAAPDANIFPGEHSFQSIPGFNSESYRLTVDGLVIKRLSLTLDDIHEDFPKVNLMAPFCRDGVTKNNQLAKWGGIRLRHLLLATGIKPEATHVVFLGGNEGLANPKVMTSAGAIPIKKALHPEVLLAYEMNGEPLTRMDGYPLRVIIPNDFETSAIKWINEIQLLTKVEQGVTHSVAHSDPDNEVRVIISRPRNGDMVFDDVVVVEGYAIASNGKLIRRVEVTSDSGKSWKPAKVHKNYNPWVWSYWDAHLKLSPGTHKLIVRAFDEEGNQTTTYPSIKLKVADED; this comes from the coding sequence ATGTTCAGTGCCAAAATGCAAAAGGATTATTCAAGTCAATCAATTTCATTTGAAGCCACCGCGCTTGACGCCGCGCCGGATGCAAATATTTTCCCAGGCGAGCATTCATTTCAATCAATCCCCGGATTCAACAGCGAAAGTTACCGGTTGACCGTTGATGGCTTGGTCATAAAAAGATTGAGTCTGACGCTTGATGATATTCATGAGGATTTTCCCAAAGTAAATTTAATGGCACCGTTTTGCCGTGATGGAGTGACCAAGAATAATCAACTAGCCAAATGGGGAGGCATACGTTTGCGTCACTTATTATTAGCCACAGGGATTAAACCAGAGGCGACTCACGTGGTGTTTTTAGGTGGAAATGAAGGTTTGGCTAACCCCAAAGTCATGACCTCAGCAGGGGCAATCCCGATTAAAAAAGCGCTTCATCCTGAAGTATTGCTGGCTTACGAAATGAATGGCGAACCGCTCACCAGGATGGATGGCTATCCATTGCGGGTGATTATTCCAAACGACTTTGAAACCAGCGCGATTAAATGGATAAACGAAATTCAACTGCTCACCAAAGTTGAACAGGGCGTGACGCATTCGGTGGCGCATTCAGACCCCGATAATGAAGTAAGGGTAATTATTTCCCGACCGCGAAATGGCGATATGGTTTTTGATGATGTGGTGGTGGTTGAAGGATATGCGATTGCCAGCAACGGCAAATTGATTCGTCGGGTTGAAGTCACAAGCGATAGTGGAAAATCCTGGAAACCCGCTAAAGTACACAAAAATTATAACCCCTGGGTTTGGAGTTATTGGGATGCTCATTTAAAACTCAGCCCTGGAACTCATAAGCTCATCGTGAGAGCTTTTGATGAAGAGGGGAACCAAACAACTACCTACCCAAGCATTAAACTCAAAGTAGCAGATGAAGATTAG
- a CDS encoding shikimate kinase → MNDVCKNSLKTNGHIFLVGFMGAGKTTIGRALAENLNRQFFDLDDLIVKRVEKSIPDIFRESGEAFFRELESQTLSDCKQLCEAVIALGGGAFVNEKNQQLTRGMGVSIWLDCPIATILTRIEFDGSRPLARNKTLVQELFNQRSSAYAQADLRIFAGEQTIDQIVEEIIKLLRNRR, encoded by the coding sequence ATGAATGATGTGTGTAAAAATTCATTGAAAACCAACGGGCATATTTTTCTGGTCGGATTTATGGGCGCTGGCAAAACCACCATCGGTCGGGCGCTGGCTGAAAACCTGAACCGGCAGTTTTTTGACCTTGATGATTTAATTGTCAAGCGAGTTGAAAAAAGTATCCCGGATATTTTTCGCGAATCGGGTGAAGCGTTTTTTCGAGAACTTGAAAGTCAAACTTTGAGTGATTGTAAACAATTGTGTGAGGCGGTGATTGCCCTTGGTGGAGGGGCATTTGTGAACGAGAAAAATCAGCAGTTGACCAGAGGAATGGGCGTTTCGATTTGGTTGGACTGCCCGATTGCCACGATACTTACACGGATTGAATTTGACGGGTCAAGGCCGCTTGCTCGCAATAAAACCTTGGTTCAAGAGTTGTTTAACCAGCGAAGCAGCGCTTATGCCCAAGCTGATTTGCGGATTTTTGCCGGTGAGCAAACCATTGACCAAATCGTTGAGGAAATAATTAAACTGCTACGAAATCGCCGGTAA
- a CDS encoding metalloregulator ArsR/SmtB family transcription factor, translating into MGKKQRKELTDEALELIAVRFRALSEPMRLKILNALGEGEMSVTEIVDATGSGQANVSKHLGILLNEGIVTRRKEGLNTFYKVADEGIFTLCETVCSSIDNHLAAKHGAVRGFSNR; encoded by the coding sequence ATGGGAAAAAAACAGCGAAAAGAATTGACTGATGAGGCGCTTGAACTTATCGCCGTTCGATTTCGGGCATTATCTGAACCGATGCGGTTGAAAATTTTAAATGCCCTTGGAGAGGGTGAGATGAGCGTTACGGAAATCGTTGATGCCACGGGCAGCGGGCAAGCAAATGTCTCGAAACATTTAGGCATTTTACTTAACGAAGGAATCGTCACCCGACGCAAAGAGGGTTTGAATACCTTTTATAAAGTCGCGGACGAAGGGATTTTTACTCTATGCGAGACCGTCTGTTCAAGTATCGATAACCACCTTGCCGCAAAACATGGGGCGGTCAGAGGTTTTTCAAACCGATGA
- a CDS encoding rhodanese-like domain-containing protein yields MSFKQFYLGCLAHASYLIGSQGDAAVIDPQRDIEQYLSEASQAGLKIKYIIETHLHADFVSGHRELAEKTGAQIVFGEKARANFPHLAVRDGDELPVGNITLKILETPGHTPESISILAIDATGSETPKRLFTGDTLFIGDVGRPDLVGAKGYTAEVMAGMLYDSLHNKILTLDDQVEVYPAHGAGSMCGRNISSDTFSTLGNQRRFNYALQPMSRESFIKLMTTDLPEAPAYFPVDAELNRQGAGSLKDLPELPALSPKEIIALFQHGATILDVRNAAAYGAGHIKDSINIALGGQFASWSGCLLNLNEPIIIVSESQEGVNEAQMRLARVGIENVKGYLDGGIKSWSDAGLPLATIAQISVEELQQRLNENKHLQLIDVRRTGEFKNGHAPGAINIPLASIAKANLSVDSLEPTLVICAGGYRSSAATSILERRGFQNLCNIVGGTSAWINAGLPIEN; encoded by the coding sequence ATGTCTTTCAAACAATTCTATCTGGGCTGTTTGGCTCATGCTTCTTACTTAATTGGCTCCCAGGGGGATGCCGCTGTCATTGACCCGCAACGCGACATCGAACAATACCTATCCGAAGCCAGCCAAGCAGGCTTGAAAATCAAGTACATTATCGAAACCCATCTGCACGCCGATTTCGTCAGCGGTCATCGAGAGTTGGCTGAAAAAACCGGCGCGCAAATCGTTTTCGGAGAAAAAGCCAGGGCGAACTTTCCGCATCTTGCGGTTCGGGATGGCGATGAATTACCGGTTGGCAATATAACCTTGAAGATTTTAGAGACTCCGGGACATACCCCTGAAAGTATTTCGATTCTCGCCATTGATGCAACCGGTAGTGAAACTCCGAAAAGGCTGTTTACCGGCGACACCCTGTTTATCGGTGATGTCGGACGACCCGACCTGGTTGGCGCAAAAGGCTATACCGCTGAAGTCATGGCGGGAATGCTTTACGATAGCCTGCATAATAAAATATTAACCCTTGATGACCAGGTTGAGGTCTACCCGGCACATGGCGCGGGTTCGATGTGCGGTAGAAATATTTCAAGTGATACCTTTTCAACCCTCGGCAACCAACGGAGATTTAATTACGCGCTGCAACCGATGAGTAGAGAATCATTCATTAAATTAATGACCACAGACCTTCCCGAAGCGCCTGCCTATTTTCCGGTTGATGCCGAATTGAACCGACAGGGTGCAGGTTCACTCAAGGATTTACCAGAGCTTCCGGCGCTTTCGCCCAAGGAAATTATTGCGTTATTCCAACACGGAGCCACCATTCTGGATGTTAGAAATGCTGCCGCTTATGGAGCCGGACACATCAAAGATTCAATTAATATCGCGCTTGGCGGACAATTTGCCTCGTGGTCTGGATGTTTGTTGAATTTAAACGAGCCAATCATCATCGTCTCGGAAAGCCAGGAAGGCGTGAATGAAGCGCAAATGCGTTTAGCGCGTGTCGGCATTGAAAACGTAAAAGGTTATCTCGACGGTGGTATTAAATCCTGGAGCGATGCCGGCTTGCCGCTGGCAACCATTGCACAAATCAGTGTTGAAGAACTTCAACAACGGCTCAATGAAAATAAACATCTCCAATTAATTGATGTAAGACGCACGGGTGAATTTAAGAACGGGCACGCGCCCGGCGCAATCAATATCCCGCTCGCGTCGATTGCAAAGGCAAATCTTTCGGTGGATTCGCTTGAACCTACACTGGTGATTTGTGCGGGCGGTTATCGTTCGAGTGCGGCAACCAGTATTTTAGAGCGCCGGGGTTTTCAAAATCTCTGCAATATAGTTGGTGGAACCAGCGCCTGGATTAATGCCGGGTTGCCAATCGAAAATTAG
- the aroA gene encoding 3-phosphoshikimate 1-carboxyvinyltransferase, whose protein sequence is MSRNIRIRGNSKVIGTVQVPGDKSISHRVAMLASIAEGCSTIQGFASSADCHATLDCIKKLGIAVVENNQTIEIHGRGLRGYQPAKLPVELFVGNSGSTIRMLSGILAGQNFQSIVDGDASIRRRPMKRIIEPLTLMGATITATEGNFAPLTIHGNRLRPIDYHTPVASAQVKTCVLFAGIFADGETTVSEPELSRNHSELMLKEFGAKIETLRATNKISIQGQVELHPVAYQVPGDVSSAAFLIAAALLLPDSQLLIKNINLNPTRTAFLNVLENLGATIIRENITLRHMEPVGDLRIFFSELKTEKEGMVLSGDIIPNLIDEIPILAVIATQIAGRLKIRDARELRIKESDRLKTVTEGLRAMGVEVDEFEDGLAISGKQTLKAAKIHSEGDHRIAMAFTIAGLLASGETEIIGADCAAVSFPEFYELLTELCGEGTIIENPRNEK, encoded by the coding sequence ATGTCAAGAAACATAAGAATCAGAGGCAATTCAAAGGTTATCGGAACCGTTCAAGTCCCCGGTGATAAATCCATTTCCCATCGTGTGGCAATGTTGGCGTCGATTGCCGAGGGCTGTTCAACCATTCAGGGATTTGCATCGAGCGCCGATTGTCACGCCACCCTCGATTGTATAAAAAAACTGGGAATCGCAGTCGTCGAAAATAATCAAACCATCGAAATTCATGGTCGCGGTCTTCGCGGTTATCAGCCGGCAAAATTACCGGTTGAATTATTTGTCGGCAATTCCGGTTCGACCATCCGAATGTTAAGCGGCATCCTTGCCGGGCAAAATTTTCAATCAATTGTTGACGGGGATGCCAGCATCCGACGAAGACCGATGAAGCGCATCATTGAACCTTTAACCCTGATGGGCGCGACGATTACCGCGACTGAGGGGAATTTTGCTCCCCTGACCATTCACGGAAACCGACTTCGCCCGATTGATTATCACACGCCGGTTGCCAGCGCCCAGGTGAAAACCTGTGTCCTGTTTGCAGGGATATTTGCCGATGGCGAGACCACCGTTTCAGAGCCTGAATTATCGCGCAACCACTCGGAACTCATGCTCAAGGAATTTGGCGCGAAGATTGAAACTTTGCGGGCAACCAATAAAATTTCTATTCAGGGACAAGTCGAACTTCATCCGGTTGCCTATCAGGTTCCCGGTGATGTCTCATCTGCGGCTTTTTTAATTGCGGCGGCTTTGTTGCTCCCTGATTCGCAATTGCTCATAAAAAACATAAATTTAAACCCGACCCGAACTGCATTTCTAAATGTACTGGAAAACCTCGGAGCCACTATTATTCGAGAAAATATTACCCTGCGACATATGGAACCGGTTGGTGATTTGCGCATTTTCTTTTCGGAATTGAAAACTGAAAAAGAAGGAATGGTTTTGTCCGGTGACATCATTCCAAACCTCATTGATGAAATACCCATTCTTGCTGTCATCGCAACACAAATTGCCGGTCGTTTGAAAATCCGCGATGCTCGCGAATTGCGAATTAAGGAAAGCGACCGACTCAAAACTGTAACCGAAGGATTGCGAGCGATGGGCGTTGAAGTCGATGAGTTCGAGGATGGCTTGGCAATCAGCGGCAAACAGACCTTGAAGGCAGCAAAGATTCATTCAGAAGGCGACCATCGAATCGCAATGGCATTTACCATCGCCGGGTTGCTTGCATCCGGTGAAACGGAAATTATCGGTGCAGATTGTGCAGCGGTTTCGTTCCCTGAATTTTATGAATTACTCACGGAACTCTGCGGTGAAGGAACGATCATTGAAAACCCTCGTAATGAAAAATGA
- a CDS encoding ATP-binding protein encodes MTETLDLSLPSKLESAETVSSEVKIAAAKIGFEDDDANWVELAVHEAVINAITHGNKHSDVKKVEVKLIIEDDALTVYIRDKGEGFDPTQLPDPTDVDNLLKPSGRGIFYMRTFMDEVEHSLHPEGGTIVRLKKWKRQQQSA; translated from the coding sequence ATGACGGAAACTTTAGACCTGTCCCTTCCGAGCAAATTGGAATCTGCCGAAACGGTTAGCTCTGAGGTAAAAATTGCTGCAGCCAAAATCGGATTTGAAGATGATGATGCAAACTGGGTAGAATTGGCGGTTCATGAAGCAGTAATCAATGCGATTACACATGGCAATAAACACTCAGATGTGAAAAAGGTCGAGGTCAAGCTTATCATTGAAGATGATGCCTTGACGGTTTACATACGCGATAAAGGCGAGGGGTTTGATCCAACGCAATTGCCAGACCCAACGGATGTCGATAATTTGTTGAAACCAAGTGGTCGGGGAATTTTTTATATGCGTACTTTCATGGACGAAGTCGAGCATTCATTGCACCCCGAAGGGGGAACCATTGTGCGATTAAAAAAATGGAAGCGCCAACAACAATCAGCTTAA
- a CDS encoding STAS domain-containing protein produces the protein MSQLSLKQREAGDVTVLDLSGKITIGEGSVQLREAVRGLLDNGKNKILLNLGDVSYVDSSGIGELVSSYTTVNKAGGQLKLLNLTKKIQDLLAITKLLTVFEIHEDEGTALSSFK, from the coding sequence ATGTCTCAATTGAGTCTCAAACAACGGGAAGCAGGTGATGTAACGGTTTTGGATTTATCAGGAAAAATCACCATCGGTGAAGGAAGCGTGCAATTGCGCGAAGCGGTTCGCGGATTACTCGATAACGGCAAAAATAAAATTTTATTGAACCTTGGTGATGTTTCTTATGTTGACAGTTCAGGCATCGGTGAATTGGTCAGTTCCTATACAACCGTAAATAAAGCCGGTGGACAGTTGAAACTTTTAAATTTGACAAAAAAAATTCAAGACCTTCTGGCGATTACCAAACTCCTCACGGTATTTGAAATTCATGAAGATGAAGGCACCGCTTTAAGCAGCTTTAAATAA